The genomic segment GACGATCGCGATCGTGATGGCCTCCACGCCGGCGTCCCTGAGCTCGCGAACCGCCGCACGAACCCCCCCTTCGTCGTGCGCGAAGAGCTCCGTGCCATCGGCGGTGATCCGCCCGCTCAGCTCGCGTACGTCCCGGGTGTCGGCCAGCGGCGCGGGCTTGTCCCACACCATCCACCCGCTGACCGGTCCGGGGGTCCATGAGCGAGCGATCTCCAGGACGTAGCGATAGCCACGGGTGGTCAGCAGCCCGACGCGCGCGCCGCGCCGCTCGACGACCGTGTTGGTCACCACGGTCGTGCCGTTGAGGATCAACTCGACCGCCGCCGGGTCGACGGCCGCGCGCCGCGCCGCCTCTCGAACACCCGCGATTACCCCGATCGCAGGGTCGGCGGTGCTCAGCACCTTGGCCAGCGTCGGGGGCTCTCCGTCGACGGAGGCCAGCAGCACGTCGGTGAACGTTCCGCCCACGTCGACACCGACCAGGTATCTCCCTGGGGTCTCAGACGCTGGCGGGTCGTCCGCGCCGGCTTTGAACGACAAGGGGCTTGCCTCTCGACTCGGTGGGCGTGGCGGCCGGCGGAGGAGGCCCGGCTCGCGATCACCGTAACGGCGCCGTGGGCTCCAGGTCAATAGATCCGATCTTTGACCGGATATGCGCAGATTGTCCGCCATTGCCGGGCATCGAGCGCCATCCAGATCGGATCTATGCAGTGGGCCGAGCGTGTGCGCGACTCACGGATACACTCGCGCCGGTTCCCCATCGGCCGGCCCTGCACCACGGATGACCCGGATCAAGAAGGCTCACCAGCACGTCTACGAGCAACTCCGCGGCCGGATCGCGAGCGGCGCGCTCCCCAACGGGGCTCGCCTTCCGAGTGAGGCCGAGCTGGCAGGGCAGTTCGGCGTCAGCCGGGGCACGATGCGCGAGGCGCTGCGCGCCCTCGAGATGCAGCACCTCGTGCACACCACGCGCGGGGTCGGGGGCGGCAACGTGGTGACGACACCGACGGTCGCGCAGGTGACAGGTGACATCGGCGCCAACATCATGATGTTGTGGGAGGCCGACGACCTCGCGCTCGAGGAGTTCCTGGAGGTACGCGGGCTCCTCGAGGTCTACGCGGCGCGCCAGAGCGCCAAGCGGCGAACGCCCGAGCAGCTTGATGCGATGCGACGCGCCCTGAGCGCAGAGCCGCCCAGCGACGGCACGGCAGAGCGGATATCGCTCAGTGCGGACTTCCACATGGCTGTTCTTGCCGGAGCGTGCAATTCGTTGCTGACCCTTCAGGCGGCGCCGATCTACATGGTGCTCAAGCAGCGAATGAGCCGTGAACCGCTGAACGATGCGTTCGGCTGCCAGCTCCACGACGAGCATCGAGACATCTACGACGCCATCAGAGATCAGGACTCCGCGCGCGCCGCCCGCCTCATGCGCGCCCACCTGAACTGGCAGGTCACCATCTACAGGCGCATCTGGAGCGATCCGCCCGCCGGCGCTTCGGGCGCGTCCGGTCCGCCGGCTCTCTAGGCGCCGGATCGTCGGCGCCGGCGCCCCCGACCGTCGCCGCCACGCGCGGACGTCGTCAACCAACCACTGCTTCTCGTTCGTGAGGGTCTGCAGCGGCGCGCGAAGGATCCTCGACCGCCGCCAACAGCGCGATGCGTCCACCGACGACAACGCGGCGGATGAGCGAGAGGGCGCTCCGACCTGGCGAGGCCCGACCACGACGAGCACCCGCGTGTCGTCGAGGGCCTCGAGCGCCCTCGGACACATGTGGCGCTCGATCACAGTGATCCCAACCTCGCATCCT from the Baekduia soli genome contains:
- a CDS encoding FadR/GntR family transcriptional regulator; the protein is MTRIKKAHQHVYEQLRGRIASGALPNGARLPSEAELAGQFGVSRGTMREALRALEMQHLVHTTRGVGGGNVVTTPTVAQVTGDIGANIMMLWEADDLALEEFLEVRGLLEVYAARQSAKRRTPEQLDAMRRALSAEPPSDGTAERISLSADFHMAVLAGACNSLLTLQAAPIYMVLKQRMSREPLNDAFGCQLHDEHRDIYDAIRDQDSARAARLMRAHLNWQVTIYRRIWSDPPAGASGASGPPAL